The following coding sequences are from one Ammospiza caudacuta isolate bAmmCau1 chromosome 10, bAmmCau1.pri, whole genome shotgun sequence window:
- the LOC131561738 gene encoding steroid 21-hydroxylase-like, whose amino-acid sequence MAAAALLLGQLSLSLLSRLSRRGDGRGPRWGVLHLLHPQGALHLSRLTRRHGPVLRLRAAGREVLVPSSVATIREALVRHWGDWLGRPHSYLGLLVSRGGRDLALGDPCPGWRRQRGAVRGALARAGGHLGPLLWLQGRELCEELRSYGEAPLDPFEVFTFHTCSTIARLLFGELVPPPGELRAFSRCLGELLQVWGHSSVRVLDLLPLLRALPNPGLRKLLQLVQHRDMFVETQIQRHQACPSPPPDSVLGALLGRNPGAREGPLSPPRLHMALVDLFIGGTETTAAALGWAVAFLLHRPELQVRLRAELQGAQGPPGPGDMGRLPLLQATVSETLRLRPPAPLALPHCALRHTSLGGLPVAAGTVLIPNLLAAQQDPDIWQHPEVFLPERFLAPGAPSRSLLPFGCGARSCPGEGLARAELFVFLGLILREFRLEPGPEGLPGLRGSPGTVLRCPSFRLRMVPCQPPGLP is encoded by the exons ATGgcggctgcggcgctgctgctgggccagctgTCGCTGTCGCTGCTGTCGCGACTGTCGCGGCGTGGCGATGGGCGTGGCCCGCGCTGGGGCGTGCTGCACCTGCTGCACCCACAGGGGGCGCTGCACCTGAGCCGCCTGACGCGGCGGCACGGGCCCGTGCTGCGCCTGCGCGCGGCGGGCCGCG AGGTGCTGGTGCCGAGCTCGGTGGCGACCATCCGCGAGGCGCTGGTccggcactggggggactggCTGGGGCGCCCCCACAGCTATCTGG GGTTGCTGGTGTCACGGGGGGGCCGGGACCTGGCACTGGGAgacccctgccctggctggcggcggcagcggggagCAGTTCGGGGGGCACTGGCACGGGCTGGGGGGCATCTCGGGCCCCTCCTTTGGCTGCAGGGCCGGGAGTTGTGTGAG GAGCTGCGTTCGTATGGGGAGGCCCCCCTGGACCCCTTTGAGGTGTTCACCTtccacacctgcagcaccatcGCACGCCTCCTCTTTGGGGAGCTG GTGCCCCCTCCAGGGGAGCTCCGGGCCTTCTCACGCTgcctgggggagctgctgcaggtctgGGGGCACAGCAGTGTTCGGGTGCTAgacctgctgcccctgctgcgg GCCCTGCCCAACCCGGGACTGcggaagctgctgcagcttgtCCAGCACCGTGACATGTTTGTGGAGACCCAGATCCAGCGGCATCAG GCgtgcccctcccctcccccggACTCAGTTctgggggcactgctggggcgTAATCCTGGGGCACGGGagggccccctgagccccccccgGCTGCACATGGCGCTGGTGGACCTGTTCATTGGGGGAACTGAGACCACTGCGGCggcgctgggctgggctgtggcctTCCTGCTGCACCGCCCCGAG ctgcaggtgcgGCTGCGGGCGGAGctgcagggggcacagggaccacCCGGGCCAGGGGACATGGGGCGCCTGCCCCTTCTTCAGGCCACCGTCAGCGAGACCCTGCGGCTGCGACCCCCTGCGCCCCTGGCGCTGCCCCACTGCGCCCTGCGCCACACCAG TCTTGGGGGGCTCCCCGTGGCAGCCGGCACTGTCCTGATCCCCAACCTGCTGGCAGCCCAACAGGACCCTGACATCTGGCAGCACCCTGAGGTCTTCCTGCCCG AGCGGTTCCTGGCGCCGGGCGCCCCCTCGCGGTCACTGCTGCCGTTCGGCTGCGGGGCGCGATCGTGCCCGGGGGAGGGGCTGGCGCGGGCCGAGCTCTTCGTGTTCCTGGGGCTGATCCTGCGGGAATTCCGTCTGGAGCCGGGCCCGGAGGGACtgccggggctgaggggctcACCGGGCACGGTGCTGCGCTGCCCCTCCTTTCGCCTGCGTAtggtgccctgccagcccccggGCTTACCCTGA